One genomic segment of Camelus ferus isolate YT-003-E chromosome 19, BCGSAC_Cfer_1.0, whole genome shotgun sequence includes these proteins:
- the LOC102517137 gene encoding guanine nucleotide-binding protein G(s) subunit alpha isoforms XLas-like produces the protein MGVRNCLDGNNMSGQHNIPLELGQQPEQPPLEAPGAAAPGAGPGAAEEMETEPPHSEPITVEVEGETCGVPEVSRPNFQGLCQAVEEAGAHGGYSPPPEETMPFEVEQSSMGDYWPTLEHPGDTTGTCAGLEASSPAIVEPRVFGEARASLGSYSPPPEEAMPFEFEQPAQGGCSQTLCSQPLSQVSDLAPGGPGAGVFSAPPKEPQALRPANAGFRGGCSPPPEEAMPFEFDGAAFGDDSPPPGLPRAIPQIDGGGGSQIAAVGIPSAVLIAPATNEPPLWVPGISGSPSREAVRPLPHFAGDSPPMEISGPPREIGSAPVGVDDAPVNMDSPPIALDGPPIEISGAPVKREQAEGERPPTEGEEAEMEGGSATALAEGGKAPNSGDGTPATGAAPASLAAGAASSAPASPAAGAAPDAPATGAAPATPGSPAAGAATAAPAAPAAGAAPAAPAASAARAATAAPAASAARAAPAAPASGARPKIRFLRPPSPEIQAADPPTPQPPRAYAWRGRSDRSCDRDDDEISVSSDSGDESDDGTFGCRRWLQSRRSRRRRKPRRNLLRNFLVQAFGGCFCRSESPQSRGSTSPKVKKVPLAEKRRQVRKESLEKRAQKRAEKKRSKLIDKQLQNEKMGYMCTHRLLLLGRKMVPGKVVPYNTEGRFQLDKPAPATVRRPRVVGWGPARKAGASGEPGTAGEGSRGCPG, from the exons ATGGGCGTGCGCAACTGCCTCGACGGCAATAATATGTCAGGACAACACAATATCCCCCTTGAACTCGGGCAACAGCCCGAGCAACCACCCTTGGAGGCCCCAGGGGCAGCTGCCCCCGGTGCTGGGCCTGGCGCAGCCGAAGAGATGGAGACCGAACCGCCTCACAGCGAGCCCATCACCGTTGAGGTTGAAGGTGAGACCTGTGGAGTCCCAGAGGTCTCCAGGCCCAACTTCCAGGGCCTCTGCCAGGCCGTCGAGGAAGCCGGAGCCCATGGAGGCTACAGCCCACCTCCTGAGGAAACCATGCCCTTCGAGGTCGAGCAGTCCAGCATGGGAGACTACTGGCCTACCCTGGAGCACCCTGGAGACACCACTGGGACCTGTGCAGGCCTTGAGGCCTCCAGCCCAGCCATCGTGGAGCCCAGAGTCTTTGGTGAGGCCAGAGCAAGCCTGGGAAGCTACAGCCCTCCGCCCGAAGAAGCTATGCCCTTTGAGTTTGAGCAGCCTGCCCAGGGAGGCTGCAGCCAAACTCTCTGCAGCCAACCTCTCTCGCAGGTCTCAGACCTTGCTCCAGGAGGTCCAGGTGCGGGGGTCTTCAGTGCTCCTCCCAAGGAGCCCCAAGCCCTCAGACCTGCAAACGCGGGGTTCAGAGGAGGCTGCAGTCCTCCCCCTGAGGAGGCTATGCCATTTGAGTTTGATGGAGCAGCCTTTGGGGACGACAGCCCACCCCCCGGGCTCCCCCGAGCTATCCCACAAATCGACGGCGGTGGCGGCAGCCAGATCGCGGCAGTCGGGATCCCGAGTGCGGTCCTCATCGCTCCCGCCACGAACGAGCCCCCCCTCTGGGTCCCAGGCATCAGCGGCAGCCCATCCCGAGAGGCTGTCAGACCTCTTCCACACTTCGCGGGCGACAGCCCCCCGATGGAGATCTCCGGACCCCCGCGCGAGATTGGCAGCGCCCCCGTTGGGGTCGACGACGCTCCCGTCAACATGGACAGCCCCCCAATCGCACTTGACGGCCCGCCCATCGAGATCTCTGGAGCCCCAGTTAAGAGAGAgcaagcagagggagagagaccccCAACTGAGGGAGAAGAAGCCGAGATGGAAGGAGGCTCAGCCACAGCTTTGGCGGAAGGAGGCAAAGCCCCCAATTCCGGGGACGGAACCCCTGCCACTGGGGCAGCCCCTGCCTCTCTTGCTGCCGGGGCAGCCTCTAGCGCCCCTGCCTCTCCAGCCGCGGGAGCAGCCCCTGACGCTCCAGCCACTGGCGCAGCCCCTGCCACCCCTGGCAGTCCAGCCGCCGGGGCAGCCACTGCCGCCCCGGCCGCTCCTGCCGCCGGGGCAGCCCCTGCCGCTCCGGCCGCTTCGGCCGCCCGAGCAGCCACAGCCGCTCCGGCTGCTTCTGCCGCCCGGGCCgcccctgctgcccctgcctcaGGAGCCCGACCCAAGATCCGGTTCCTTAGACCCCCCAGCCCCGAGATCCAGGCTGCCGATCCGCCTACTCCGCAGCCTCCTCGCGCATATGCCTGGCGGGGCAGGTCCGACCGCAGCTGCGACCGCGACGACGACGAAATATCAGTCAGCAGCGACAGCGGAGACGAATCCGACGATGGGACCTTCGGATGCCGCCGCTGGTTGCAGTCCAGGCGAAGCCGCCGCCGCCGAAAGCCCCGGCGCAACTTGCTCCGCAACTTCCTTGTCCAGGCCTTCGGAGGCTGCTTCTGCCGATCTGAGAGCCCCCAGTCCAGGGGCTCCACCAGCCCCAAGGTCAAGAAGGTTCCCCTGGCGGAGAAGCGCAGACAGGTCCGCAAGGAAAGCCTGGAGAAGCGCGCCCAGAAGCGCGCAGAGAAGAAACGCAGCAAGCTCATCGACAAGCAACTCCAGAACGAGAAGATGGGCTACATGTGTACGCACCGCCTGCTGCTTCTAG GGAGAAAAATGGTGCCGGGAAAAGTGGTGCCGTACAACACTGAGGGTCGTTTCCAGCTGGACAAACCAGCGCCAGCGACCGTAAGACGTCCCCGAGTCGTGGGGTGGGGGCCGGCAAGAAAGGCGGGGGCTTCAGGTGAGCCAGGAACTGCTGGGGAGGGGTCTCGGGGTTGCCCAGGCTAG